One Vanessa cardui chromosome 14, ilVanCard2.1, whole genome shotgun sequence DNA segment encodes these proteins:
- the LOC124535069 gene encoding uncharacterized protein LOC124535069 isoform X2 produces the protein MRIKTYTDFRPNGPPPRLGLKAASPGVTDEDCNSNTSLAGSQHSTHDELDAHCDNSGYLWLLDYNPMFRDGSCHHISVLSSVSASYKGISDLTSRFEFTSRYKDIARDLDANLAEADMESFKTEDIHALLMTTELPHDAIIDDIAHDSNPQGEMFASISSSLLEKFQFDSSISVGSSFQGEESVGSINTMSICKSELLFSPVKEGAHGVHFSVDSLDCELPTEQDLILTCQANKDNYTIAFEGSLTIYSEDSECAEPAVNQKHDKLVKEDLNIALDSDERTRRNLELLERCKKLTNKLTTSMAKSDLGLTTWSKLKKQTCQSPLKRHPSGNNNEDSNEPTDTTNEMSNSVIKSQSLPNLYRRKLLSSSINSAALSNSTVDSFTANQRLIGTSTCMKVYDVSQNRSHCSQHSEPMSTSSTENQTSSDKSQTKQQSFNLVKLFMKQKSISNDGIVGMDQLDRSECWPSSSGGESGESMGEQKLGTLKTNPSERPQVDLPLEAFEETSSLVYEEIRSSNPYNRVYDEVLIEEEEIDGSKLNENESHLYAVVNKPQIKRTNVNVSNSPSKLRTNRKSCSSQSSATSVSISSCSESDGTQITRMNRVLQRESCDTKATSTHLEADTSDKCMQTSNMQVSGMSRDREIFKVIEPSFLEKLKEGDCEKPVFVLYPNYTLPDISFLNGKPNIYLNPVKVNLSSKSNESKRNRMQGKGKRPFSCNDVEMLKKKGLGHIKDWDSLNFLLPLECRQLLSEVPELMQHMKETTSKCDKFCNTHSKQKNRPTSCDCNNLTGHPTAVSSSSSTATQPSSGYRGSSTMLTDSSAQNSPAPTGNFNPLFVYRYDSATSSEASCANNDGLRINPTLPKRSLSLAEQNRLLKQGEFAPPRPPLPKSILRKSADKTRKSSPHTKRYSMFELDEFIQDPVVCATAAVEQKTKRRSLQEPYYLQNQPNFDYRKNNDLAAKRLSQQFLDAAEKDADYNEYYQDEGVGTESSLESGKSNEIKFHRPHTPPLPKPRTKKMEYIDFPPPGALISSADLQQLEEFLKQSGISCQNMDEWDQNQVQKVRSQVTKFLQMKRSQEENQRSTDSSTSSCNSKKSVSFAQKPDAKAEGQLSQTKVVDELKVATLTTPPNSPNISAMVAQRHYQGKNLAEIPICEEGEVSPDEFLSPTNEGRQKYDLIDMSQKRALVSNVTDAVEMLIQHFSSATDQAELAFLGDSKQSPACAKIALNALCPALYAIFRDGLKENIETSFGAVNNSVWQMVEATARQGPITKSLNELVLRINCEDAVTEGLVKFNAFILGLLNAQSVDAWVSYVRTRESILSKHYDPDSLILAGCVGESRCRALLDTLLASLEPLKLLPFNLDLMFEMRELHRSFKKIESDMRAASRPTSINTPPLTLNQKNLLKLVRSMQSSAISSDDCQTSVIMRHKEPKNKEPSTPDLLNDSANVKTTVEKNRPRSCVNPSTIGYDICPNNSRIDLENNRRWSGVHLGSKLMQAFDRLVFDDSDDYTDSLENNKPSTKATGNDTKLDTSGEEHWRPSSANSSASGQTGTGSNNSGGKFRRLQLKWEMLSNAESPVTPSGETSPATARGSKIPRPVSSPVRPQAPAVQSPAKNTHRGIPVPVRKSSSPTAATPRTANTGRTNTANKKPPQPANRVIPEKSTRKAEKTRVSNVAVKNTIGAKKSLASRVDGACVGGAPRPASLPYGRAAPPPAPRRAASSSAARAHAHHAQQQKHKYVRTLWHRLPSDSGHLAFNEGERLRLILEVDDQHLLCCRGDQKGLVPRDAVLLEDF, from the exons GGCGAAGAATCCGTCGGTTCTATCAATACAATGTCAATATGTAAGTCGGAGCTATTATTCTCTCCGGTGAAAGAAGGTGCGCATGGTGTTCACTTCAGCGTGGATAGCCTCGACTGTGAACTGCCAACCGAGCAGGATCTCATCCTCACGTGTCAGGCTAATAAGGATAACTATACCATAGCCTTCGAGGGCAGTCTCACCATTTACTCTGAGGACAGTGAGTGTGCTGAACCCGCCGTCAATCAAAAACatg ACAAACTGGTTAAAGAAGACTTAAATATAGCATTAGATAGTGATGAACGAACGCGCAGGAATTTAGAATTATTAGAAAgatgtaaaaaattaacaaataagttaACAACGTCTATGGCTAAGAGTGATTTAGGTCTAACTACCTGGAGTAAACTTAAGAAGCAAACCTGTCAATCGCCTTTAAAGAG ACATCCATCCGGCAACAATAATGAAGATTCAAATGAACCGACAGACACCACAAACGAAATGAGCAATTCAGTTATTAAAAGTCAAAGCTTACCAAATTTATATAGAAGGAAATTATTAAGCAGTTCCATCAACTCTGCAGCATTAAGCAATTCGACG GTCGACTCTTTTACAGCCAATCAAAGGCTAATTGGAACGTCAACTTGTATGAAAGTATACGATGTCTCACAAAATCGGTCACACTGTAGTCAACATTCTGAACCTATGAGCACGTCTTCTACTGAGAATCAGACGTCTTCTGACAAAAgtcaaacaaaacaacaatCATTTAACTTGGTCAAATtgtttatgaaacaaaaaagtattagtAATGATGGTATTGTAGGGATGGATCAACTTGATCGATCGGAATGTTGGCCATCTAGCTCAGGTGGAGAGAGCGGCGAATCAATGGGTGAACAGAAACTTGGAACATTAAAAACTAATCCTTCTGAAAGACCTCAAGTTGATTTACCACTTGAAGCATTCGAAGAAACGTCTTCGTTGGTCTATGAAGAAATTAGATCGTCAAATCCTTATAATAGAGTATACGATGAAGTATTGATTGAAGAGGAAGAAATAGATGgatcaaaattaaatgaaaacgaaTCTCATCTTTATGCCGTAGTTAATAAGCCGCAAATAAAAAGAACTAATGTTAATGTTTCAAATAGTCCGTCGAAATTAAGAACTAATAGAAAGTCATGTTCCTCTCAATCGTCAGCCACGAGTGTCAGTATCTCCAGTTGTTCTGAGTCAGATGGCACACAAATCACAAGAATGAATCGAGTACTACAACGAGAATCCTGTGATACTAAAGCTACGTCCACCCATCTTGAAGCTGATACGTCAGACAAATGCATGCAAACGTCAAATATGCAGGTTTCTGGAATGTCACGTGACCgtgaaatatttaaagtcaTAGAGCCTTCGTTtcttgaaaaattaaaagaaggGGATTGTGAAAAACCAGTCTTTGTACTATATCCCAATTACACACTACCAGATATAAGCTTTTTGAATGGtaaaccaaatatttatttaaacccagtaaaagtaaatttatcgtCTAAATCTAATGAGAGTAAAAGAAACAGAATGCAAGGAAAAGGTAAACGACCGTTTTCGTGTAATGATGTTGAGATGCTAAAGAAAAAAGGTCTCGGACATATAAAAGACTGGGACTCATTAAACTTTTTACTACCGCTAGAATGTAGGCAGCTGTTGTCTGAAGTTCCTGAACTTATGCAACATATGAAAGAGACAACATCTAAGTGCGATAAATTTTGCAATACACATTCGAAACAAAAGAATCGGCCAACCAGTTGTGATTGCAATAATTTAACGGGACATCCCACTGCAGTATCATCTAGTTCGAGTACTGCCACCCAACCGTCGTCAGGATATAGGGGCTCATCAACAATGTTAACAGATTCTTCAGCCCAAAATAGTCCTGCTCCAACAGGAAACTTTAACCCATTATTTGTATATCGTTACGACAGCGCCACGAGTTCTGAAGCTAGCTGTGCCAACAATGATGGCTTACGTATAAATCCTACTCTACCAAAACGTTCTTTATCTTTAGCGGAACAAAACAGATTATTAAAACAAGGCGAATTTGCGCCTCCAAGGCCACCTTTGCCAAAGAGTATATTACGCAAATCTGCTGACAAAACTCGAAAGTCTAGTCCACACACAAAAAGATATAGTATGTTCGAATTAGATGAGTTCATACAAGATCCAGTGGTTTGTGCTACAGCTGCGGTAGAACAAAAAACAAAGAGAAGATCGCTACAAGAACCTTACTATCTGCAAAACCAACCTAATTTCGactatagaaaaaataatgatttggcTGCTAAAAGGCTATCTCAACAATTTCTTGATGCAGCTGAGAAAGATGCAGATTACAATGAATATTATCAAGACGAGGGTGTTGGAACAGAGAGTAGTCTAGAATCGGGAAAATCTAACGAAATTAAGTTCCACCGACCACACACACCACCACTACCAAAGCCAAGGACAAAGAAAATGGAATATATTGATTTCCCACCACCCGGCGCACTCATAAGCAGCGCTGATTTACAACAATTAGAAGAATTTCTTAAGCAAAGTGGCATCAGCTGCCAAAACATGGATGAATGGGATCAAAATCAAGTTCAAAAGGTAAGAAGTCAGGTTACGAAGTTTCTTCAAATGAAACGTTCCCAAGAAGAGAATCAAAGGTCTACAGATTCAAGTACAAGTAGTTGCAATAGCAAGAAATCTGTTAGCTTTGCACAAAAGCCGGATGCCAAAGCTGAGGGCCAACTTTCGCAGACTAAGGTTGTAGACGAACTCAAAGTGGCAACTCTAACCACTCCACCCAATTCTCCCAATATATCAGCAATGGTAGCACAAAGACATTATCAG GGCAAAAACTTAGCTGAAATACCAATTTGTGAAGAAGGCGAAGTGAGTCCCGACGAATTTTTAAGTCCAACAAACGAAGGGAGACAAAAATATGATCTCATTGATATGTCTCAAAAAAGAG cttTAGTCTCTAATGTAACGGATGCAGTTGAAATGTTGATTCAACATTTCTCGTCCGCCACGGACCAAGCAGAATTAGCCTTCTTAGGAGACTCAAAACAATCGCCAGCCTGTGCGAAGATAGCTCTAAACGCTTTGTGCCCAGCACTATACGCCATATTTAGAGATGGcctaaaagaaaacattgaaaCCTCTTTCGGGGCAGTCAACAATTCTGTTTGGCAAATGGTTGAAGCTACAGCTAGACAGG GGCCCATAACAAAATCTCTTAACGAATTAGTTTTGAGAATAAACTGTGAAGATGCAGTTACGGAAGGACTAGTAAAATTCAATGCTTTCATTTTAGGCTTATTGAA CGCACAGTCAGTAGATGCGTGGGTTTCGTACGTGCGGACCAGAGAGTCGATTCTATCCAAGCACTACGACCCCGACTCACTCATCCTGGCAGGGTGCGTGGGCGAATCGCGATGTAGAGCCCTCTTGGATACTTTGCTGGCCAGTCTTGAACCACTCAAATTACTGCCCTTTAACCTTGACCTCATGTTTGAAATGCGGGAACTGCACCGGAGCTTCAAGAAAATTGAGAGCGACATGCGAGCCGCCAGTCGG CCCACTTCGATTAACACTCCGCCACTAACACTGAACCAGAAAAACCTGCTGAAGCTGGTGCGTTCGATGCAATCGAGCGCAATTTCGAGCGACGACTGTCAGACTAGTGTCATAATGAGACATAAAGAACCAAAAAACAAGGAACCATCCACCCCCGATCTTTTGAACGATTCAGCGAACGTTAAAACTACAGTTGAAAAGAATAGACCGAGGTCGTGCGTCAATCCGAGTACGATAGGCTACGACATTTGTCCTAACAATAGCAGGATAGATTTAGAGAATAACAGGAGGTGGTCAGGTGTCCACCTGGGATCGAAACTAATGCAAGCCTTCGACCGATTGGTCTTTGACGACAGTGACGATTACACTGATAGTCTAGAGAACAATAAACCCTCCACTAAAGCGACCGGCAATGACACGAAG CTGGATACGAGTGGAGAAGAACACTGGCGACCGAGCTCGGCCAATAGCAGCGCGAGCGGCCAGACGGGCACGGGCAGCAACAACTCCGGCGGGAAGTTCCGCCGCTTGCAGCTCAAGTGGGAGATGCTGAGCAATGCCGAGAGCCCCGTCACGCCATccg GAGAGACGTCACCAGCTACAGCCCGAGGTTCCAAAATTCCACGACCGGTATCGTCACCGGTGCGTCCTCAAGCGCCCGCTGTACAGTCACCCGCTAAGAACACGCACAG agGCATCCCAGTGCCGGTGCGTAAGAGCTCGTCTCCAACCGCAGCGACGCCTCGAACCGCAAACACCGGCCGGACAAATACTGCAAATAAAAAACCACCGCAGCCGGCAAACAG AGTAATTCCCGAGAAGTCAACGAGGAAAGCCGAAAAGACACGAGTGTCGAACGTTGCAGTTAAAAACACTATCGGTGCTAAGAAATCGCT GGCGTCGCGCGTGGACGGCGCATGCGTGGGCGGCGCGCCGCGGCCCGCGTCGCTGCCGTACgggcgcgccgcgccgccgcccgcgccgcgccgcgccgcctcCTCGTCCGCCGCGCGCGCGCATGCGCACCACGCGCAACAGCAGAAACACAA GTACGTGAGAACGCTCTGGCATAGATTGCCGTCGGATTCAGGCCACCTGGCGTTCAACGAGGGAGAGCGGTTGCGACTCATCCTAGAGGTGGACGACCAACATCTGCTGTGCTGTCGAGGGGACCAAAAGGGCCTGGTTCCCCGAGATGCAGTTCTGTTGGAGGACTTCTGA
- the LOC124535069 gene encoding uncharacterized protein LOC124535069 isoform X4: MIALVLCVFAKIIDLAISAYSQEYVRDTQQFHYSKRKRRISKGPPPRLGLKAASPGVTDEDCNSNTSLAGSQHSTHDELDAHCDNSGYLWLLDYNPMFRDGSCHHISVLSSVSASYKGISDLTSRFEFTSRYKDIARDLDANLAEADMESFKTEDIHALLMTTELPHDAIIDDIAHDGEESVGSINTMSICKSELLFSPVKEGAHGVHFSVDSLDCELPTEQDLILTCQANKDNYTIAFEGSLTIYSEDSECAEPAVNQKHDKLVKEDLNIALDSDERTRRNLELLERCKKLTNKLTTSMAKSDLGLTTWSKLKKQTCQSPLKRHPSGNNNEDSNEPTDTTNEMSNSVIKSQSLPNLYRRKLLSSSINSAALSNSTVDSFTANQRLIGTSTCMKVYDVSQNRSHCSQHSEPMSTSSTENQTSSDKSQTKQQSFNLVKLFMKQKSISNDGIVGMDQLDRSECWPSSSGGESGESMGEQKLGTLKTNPSERPQVDLPLEAFEETSSLVYEEIRSSNPYNRVYDEVLIEEEEIDGSKLNENESHLYAVVNKPQIKRTNVNVSNSPSKLRTNRKSCSSQSSATSVSISSCSESDGTQITRMNRVLQRESCDTKATSTHLEADTSDKCMQTSNMQVSGMSRDREIFKVIEPSFLEKLKEGDCEKPVFVLYPNYTLPDISFLNGKPNIYLNPVKVNLSSKSNESKRNRMQGKGKRPFSCNDVEMLKKKGLGHIKDWDSLNFLLPLECRQLLSEVPELMQHMKETTSKCDKFCNTHSKQKNRPTSCDCNNLTGHPTAVSSSSSTATQPSSGYRGSSTMLTDSSAQNSPAPTGNFNPLFVYRYDSATSSEASCANNDGLRINPTLPKRSLSLAEQNRLLKQGEFAPPRPPLPKSILRKSADKTRKSSPHTKRYSMFELDEFIQDPVVCATAAVEQKTKRRSLQEPYYLQNQPNFDYRKNNDLAAKRLSQQFLDAAEKDADYNEYYQDEGVGTESSLESGKSNEIKFHRPHTPPLPKPRTKKMEYIDFPPPGALISSADLQQLEEFLKQSGISCQNMDEWDQNQVQKVRSQVTKFLQMKRSQEENQRSTDSSTSSCNSKKSVSFAQKPDAKAEGQLSQTKVVDELKVATLTTPPNSPNISAMVAQRHYQGKNLAEIPICEEGEVSPDEFLSPTNEGRQKYDLIDMSQKRALVSNVTDAVEMLIQHFSSATDQAELAFLGDSKQSPACAKIALNALCPALYAIFRDGLKENIETSFGAVNNSVWQMVEATARQGPITKSLNELVLRINCEDAVTEGLVKFNAFILGLLNAQSVDAWVSYVRTRESILSKHYDPDSLILAGCVGESRCRALLDTLLASLEPLKLLPFNLDLMFEMRELHRSFKKIESDMRAASRPTSINTPPLTLNQKNLLKLVRSMQSSAISSDDCQTSVIMRHKEPKNKEPSTPDLLNDSANVKTTVEKNRPRSCVNPSTIGYDICPNNSRIDLENNRRWSGVHLGSKLMQAFDRLVFDDSDDYTDSLENNKPSTKATGNDTKLDTSGEEHWRPSSANSSASGQTGTGSNNSGGKFRRLQLKWEMLSNAESPVTPSGETSPATARGSKIPRPVSSPVRPQAPAVQSPAKNTHRGIPVPVRKSSSPTAATPRTANTGRTNTANKKPPQPANRVIPEKSTRKAEKTRVSNVAVKNTIGAKKSLASRVDGACVGGAPRPASLPYGRAAPPPAPRRAASSSAARAHAHHAQQQKHKYVRTLWHRLPSDSGHLAFNEGERLRLILEVDDQHLLCCRGDQKGLVPRDAVLLEDF, from the exons GGCGAAGAATCCGTCGGTTCTATCAATACAATGTCAATATGTAAGTCGGAGCTATTATTCTCTCCGGTGAAAGAAGGTGCGCATGGTGTTCACTTCAGCGTGGATAGCCTCGACTGTGAACTGCCAACCGAGCAGGATCTCATCCTCACGTGTCAGGCTAATAAGGATAACTATACCATAGCCTTCGAGGGCAGTCTCACCATTTACTCTGAGGACAGTGAGTGTGCTGAACCCGCCGTCAATCAAAAACatg ACAAACTGGTTAAAGAAGACTTAAATATAGCATTAGATAGTGATGAACGAACGCGCAGGAATTTAGAATTATTAGAAAgatgtaaaaaattaacaaataagttaACAACGTCTATGGCTAAGAGTGATTTAGGTCTAACTACCTGGAGTAAACTTAAGAAGCAAACCTGTCAATCGCCTTTAAAGAG ACATCCATCCGGCAACAATAATGAAGATTCAAATGAACCGACAGACACCACAAACGAAATGAGCAATTCAGTTATTAAAAGTCAAAGCTTACCAAATTTATATAGAAGGAAATTATTAAGCAGTTCCATCAACTCTGCAGCATTAAGCAATTCGACG GTCGACTCTTTTACAGCCAATCAAAGGCTAATTGGAACGTCAACTTGTATGAAAGTATACGATGTCTCACAAAATCGGTCACACTGTAGTCAACATTCTGAACCTATGAGCACGTCTTCTACTGAGAATCAGACGTCTTCTGACAAAAgtcaaacaaaacaacaatCATTTAACTTGGTCAAATtgtttatgaaacaaaaaagtattagtAATGATGGTATTGTAGGGATGGATCAACTTGATCGATCGGAATGTTGGCCATCTAGCTCAGGTGGAGAGAGCGGCGAATCAATGGGTGAACAGAAACTTGGAACATTAAAAACTAATCCTTCTGAAAGACCTCAAGTTGATTTACCACTTGAAGCATTCGAAGAAACGTCTTCGTTGGTCTATGAAGAAATTAGATCGTCAAATCCTTATAATAGAGTATACGATGAAGTATTGATTGAAGAGGAAGAAATAGATGgatcaaaattaaatgaaaacgaaTCTCATCTTTATGCCGTAGTTAATAAGCCGCAAATAAAAAGAACTAATGTTAATGTTTCAAATAGTCCGTCGAAATTAAGAACTAATAGAAAGTCATGTTCCTCTCAATCGTCAGCCACGAGTGTCAGTATCTCCAGTTGTTCTGAGTCAGATGGCACACAAATCACAAGAATGAATCGAGTACTACAACGAGAATCCTGTGATACTAAAGCTACGTCCACCCATCTTGAAGCTGATACGTCAGACAAATGCATGCAAACGTCAAATATGCAGGTTTCTGGAATGTCACGTGACCgtgaaatatttaaagtcaTAGAGCCTTCGTTtcttgaaaaattaaaagaaggGGATTGTGAAAAACCAGTCTTTGTACTATATCCCAATTACACACTACCAGATATAAGCTTTTTGAATGGtaaaccaaatatttatttaaacccagtaaaagtaaatttatcgtCTAAATCTAATGAGAGTAAAAGAAACAGAATGCAAGGAAAAGGTAAACGACCGTTTTCGTGTAATGATGTTGAGATGCTAAAGAAAAAAGGTCTCGGACATATAAAAGACTGGGACTCATTAAACTTTTTACTACCGCTAGAATGTAGGCAGCTGTTGTCTGAAGTTCCTGAACTTATGCAACATATGAAAGAGACAACATCTAAGTGCGATAAATTTTGCAATACACATTCGAAACAAAAGAATCGGCCAACCAGTTGTGATTGCAATAATTTAACGGGACATCCCACTGCAGTATCATCTAGTTCGAGTACTGCCACCCAACCGTCGTCAGGATATAGGGGCTCATCAACAATGTTAACAGATTCTTCAGCCCAAAATAGTCCTGCTCCAACAGGAAACTTTAACCCATTATTTGTATATCGTTACGACAGCGCCACGAGTTCTGAAGCTAGCTGTGCCAACAATGATGGCTTACGTATAAATCCTACTCTACCAAAACGTTCTTTATCTTTAGCGGAACAAAACAGATTATTAAAACAAGGCGAATTTGCGCCTCCAAGGCCACCTTTGCCAAAGAGTATATTACGCAAATCTGCTGACAAAACTCGAAAGTCTAGTCCACACACAAAAAGATATAGTATGTTCGAATTAGATGAGTTCATACAAGATCCAGTGGTTTGTGCTACAGCTGCGGTAGAACAAAAAACAAAGAGAAGATCGCTACAAGAACCTTACTATCTGCAAAACCAACCTAATTTCGactatagaaaaaataatgatttggcTGCTAAAAGGCTATCTCAACAATTTCTTGATGCAGCTGAGAAAGATGCAGATTACAATGAATATTATCAAGACGAGGGTGTTGGAACAGAGAGTAGTCTAGAATCGGGAAAATCTAACGAAATTAAGTTCCACCGACCACACACACCACCACTACCAAAGCCAAGGACAAAGAAAATGGAATATATTGATTTCCCACCACCCGGCGCACTCATAAGCAGCGCTGATTTACAACAATTAGAAGAATTTCTTAAGCAAAGTGGCATCAGCTGCCAAAACATGGATGAATGGGATCAAAATCAAGTTCAAAAGGTAAGAAGTCAGGTTACGAAGTTTCTTCAAATGAAACGTTCCCAAGAAGAGAATCAAAGGTCTACAGATTCAAGTACAAGTAGTTGCAATAGCAAGAAATCTGTTAGCTTTGCACAAAAGCCGGATGCCAAAGCTGAGGGCCAACTTTCGCAGACTAAGGTTGTAGACGAACTCAAAGTGGCAACTCTAACCACTCCACCCAATTCTCCCAATATATCAGCAATGGTAGCACAAAGACATTATCAG GGCAAAAACTTAGCTGAAATACCAATTTGTGAAGAAGGCGAAGTGAGTCCCGACGAATTTTTAAGTCCAACAAACGAAGGGAGACAAAAATATGATCTCATTGATATGTCTCAAAAAAGAG cttTAGTCTCTAATGTAACGGATGCAGTTGAAATGTTGATTCAACATTTCTCGTCCGCCACGGACCAAGCAGAATTAGCCTTCTTAGGAGACTCAAAACAATCGCCAGCCTGTGCGAAGATAGCTCTAAACGCTTTGTGCCCAGCACTATACGCCATATTTAGAGATGGcctaaaagaaaacattgaaaCCTCTTTCGGGGCAGTCAACAATTCTGTTTGGCAAATGGTTGAAGCTACAGCTAGACAGG GGCCCATAACAAAATCTCTTAACGAATTAGTTTTGAGAATAAACTGTGAAGATGCAGTTACGGAAGGACTAGTAAAATTCAATGCTTTCATTTTAGGCTTATTGAA CGCACAGTCAGTAGATGCGTGGGTTTCGTACGTGCGGACCAGAGAGTCGATTCTATCCAAGCACTACGACCCCGACTCACTCATCCTGGCAGGGTGCGTGGGCGAATCGCGATGTAGAGCCCTCTTGGATACTTTGCTGGCCAGTCTTGAACCACTCAAATTACTGCCCTTTAACCTTGACCTCATGTTTGAAATGCGGGAACTGCACCGGAGCTTCAAGAAAATTGAGAGCGACATGCGAGCCGCCAGTCGG CCCACTTCGATTAACACTCCGCCACTAACACTGAACCAGAAAAACCTGCTGAAGCTGGTGCGTTCGATGCAATCGAGCGCAATTTCGAGCGACGACTGTCAGACTAGTGTCATAATGAGACATAAAGAACCAAAAAACAAGGAACCATCCACCCCCGATCTTTTGAACGATTCAGCGAACGTTAAAACTACAGTTGAAAAGAATAGACCGAGGTCGTGCGTCAATCCGAGTACGATAGGCTACGACATTTGTCCTAACAATAGCAGGATAGATTTAGAGAATAACAGGAGGTGGTCAGGTGTCCACCTGGGATCGAAACTAATGCAAGCCTTCGACCGATTGGTCTTTGACGACAGTGACGATTACACTGATAGTCTAGAGAACAATAAACCCTCCACTAAAGCGACCGGCAATGACACGAAG CTGGATACGAGTGGAGAAGAACACTGGCGACCGAGCTCGGCCAATAGCAGCGCGAGCGGCCAGACGGGCACGGGCAGCAACAACTCCGGCGGGAAGTTCCGCCGCTTGCAGCTCAAGTGGGAGATGCTGAGCAATGCCGAGAGCCCCGTCACGCCATccg GAGAGACGTCACCAGCTACAGCCCGAGGTTCCAAAATTCCACGACCGGTATCGTCACCGGTGCGTCCTCAAGCGCCCGCTGTACAGTCACCCGCTAAGAACACGCACAG agGCATCCCAGTGCCGGTGCGTAAGAGCTCGTCTCCAACCGCAGCGACGCCTCGAACCGCAAACACCGGCCGGACAAATACTGCAAATAAAAAACCACCGCAGCCGGCAAACAG AGTAATTCCCGAGAAGTCAACGAGGAAAGCCGAAAAGACACGAGTGTCGAACGTTGCAGTTAAAAACACTATCGGTGCTAAGAAATCGCT GGCGTCGCGCGTGGACGGCGCATGCGTGGGCGGCGCGCCGCGGCCCGCGTCGCTGCCGTACgggcgcgccgcgccgccgcccgcgccgcgccgcgccgcctcCTCGTCCGCCGCGCGCGCGCATGCGCACCACGCGCAACAGCAGAAACACAA GTACGTGAGAACGCTCTGGCATAGATTGCCGTCGGATTCAGGCCACCTGGCGTTCAACGAGGGAGAGCGGTTGCGACTCATCCTAGAGGTGGACGACCAACATCTGCTGTGCTGTCGAGGGGACCAAAAGGGCCTGGTTCCCCGAGATGCAGTTCTGTTGGAGGACTTCTGA